Sequence from the Castanea sativa cultivar Marrone di Chiusa Pesio chromosome 12, ASM4071231v1 genome:
ctctaTACGGGTTTTAATATTGTCTCCAAGTATTGAAAATACCTATTGTTAAGGTatatatagtttatataataaataccTTTTGTTAAGGTGTACACGTGTTAGGTATATATTCAATGATGAATttaaacaccccccccccccccaaaaaaaaaaaggacaacaacaacacaaacaaatacacttcatacttaaaaattaagaaacctTTTCTTTATTCTTATCAACACAAGAATATGCAATTTTTCTCTGTAATTTATAGCAAGgcttgtaactcaattggttGACAACTCAGGATATTTTTAATTAAGACATCCAAAGCTCAAATCTTCTTGCTCTCGTtgtaaatatcaaatatatcGAACAAAGTTAGCTTTTGAGACTATTGCTAGTTTATTATGGCCTTAAGAGTGAGGTGTAATGCAATGAAACCTTCTAACTTATCCCACCTTTTCCTGTTTTCCAAGAACTATGTTTCCATTGATCACCCTCATTGCTCCATCCTTGTTTATTTTCTATAATCCCTTGATGTACAATACTTCGCCTATTTCATACTTTACTGATGATGCACTTATGCCGAGCGGGGGTTTATGTGATTGATCTTGCTGCGTTTGTTGTAAGCTAATTTGCATGTTTCATCTTTCCAGAATTCTCCAAGCCTTACTATAAATTTGCGAGTCTCACAAGTCATCCTATGTAACATTATATGCAAAACCCTTCTCATGTGTACACATAGTTCAAGCACATACGTTAATACGTATGATTGCTCACCAGGTTTGATGTGTTCATGGTATAGAATGGGCTGCTTTGGCAATAAAGAACGATGGTGGATTTCCATGGGTTTCATGGTCCAGGTCCAGATTCTAGAACTAGTATGAGAGGACCGGGAAGGAGGCAACTCTGGCATGCCAGTTATATAGATAATTTGGCAGTACATATGGGCAAAAATGCGCATGGCCTATACGGGGCGTTTTCTACAACCggaatgatgaataaaattcaTTCGATAGGCACTTAAATAGCAAAAGCATAGATGTTCTAGCAACTggttagagagagagtgacaaCAAGGTGGTTCCATGTTTGAATATACGCTATCATTGTCTGcactaaaatttaagaaacatGTATAACATAATTTACCAAAAAGGGTCCTACAAAATTGAATAGGAAGTGCACCCACTGTTTCTCGACAAATCCCTCATTCTTTCAATCTATTGAGAAAAGGAAACTTCTTTCACTTTCAAGCAGATTTCAATTTGGCAGATGTTGAGGCAAGGTGGGAAAGGATCCTGTGTCCCACAAACATCAAGAAAGTACCCAAGAAGCAAAGAGTCTTCAATGTAATAAACAGATCCAACTGTACAtgaaagaaacaagaaaacacaaaagcatGTAAGAAACAATAAATGGGATAAGATCATTACTTTCCAATGATTCTGAAGGAGTGTCCTCAAATCAAACTAAGGAAATCAAATTATTAGGCAGAAGTAATAAAGACTTGCTGACTTGAAGTTGAAGTCCAGATGAGGGCAGATGAAAGCACAAAGTAAGACATACCTTCAACCAGAAAAGTACATAGAGCAAAAGAACAGCTGCAATGCCAAGATGGAAAAGGAGGGCAAATGTAGCAGGTACTGCTGAAGTAGGGAAGTTTTTCAGGTTCACCCCTATGCGTAACAGCTGTTGAAGACATCAAAGCAGGTTAACACACATCACTCAACGTCCAAGAAACTATTAGGAACTCTAAAATAAGTGAACAACTTCATCACAAACAAAAGAGGCAAATCATACTAACTCTGGGCCAATGAACACTAGTGGCTTAACAATCCCAATAGAGAATGTGTGCACATCATATACAACATACAATACCCTCTCCTAACAAAACATGAGCTGGTCACAAAACCTATCACTCTCAAGTGAGTTGGCAAGATTAAATGCCATTAGAACAACCAGTCATTGGCCACACACCCTCAACTAGGTAATAACAAAACCGGTCAAAGACTAATTTAGGATAATGCTATGGTGCTCAAAGCAAATTgccatgtttttatttgtgttaaACTTTTGATGTCCAAGGCAACAAGAACTTAACAACCAACTTGAGCTCACCAGTACTTGAAAATTTATATCTGAGATTAATTGGTCCTATATAACTTAACAATTGGTCAAACTAAACTTTAATTGGCCAACAAGAGTTTTGAGAACATGatattacaattaaaaataatttattgagaATTCTCAGTAAAAAAGACTCACCCCAATCAAAAATCCAACTAATGGCAAAAGGGTAAGACCCAGAAAAGCTAAAGAGAGTTCCTGAGGTGGACGTTTTTCTGGAGATCTGAAAATGTGGGTTATCTCTGCTTTGGGCCCATATCTTGAGGAGGGATCAACAGCCAGTGGAGGAGGGCGGGGTGCCTTCTCAGGTGCTTCAGGTAGATCTAGTTCGACATGGCCAACAGCCCGCAAAAAGGAGTTCTCCTGGAACACAACAAATTTGCTTGGACTGTCAAAAAAATACAGATTGACAAACTCTGAGACAAAAAGCAATGCTTACCATAACAGCATCGCCAACAGTGAGTTCAATGTCATATCGGCCCGAGAGATAGAAAAACTTCTCAACTAGTCCAAGAAAATCCTGCAAGATAAATTTGCCAAAGATGAGAAAAATAAGGAATGGTATTTTCCAAAAACCATGGGTAATAGCATAATTGGTTCATTGATTAGTGAGCTAGCAAACAGATGCTGGTAGATATCTGCACATCAAATGCTTTTAGTCCTAAAACAAAATCTTGACAAATGTCTGTAAACAGTGACAAAAATGGGGCTAAAATAGATTCTTCACTAAATCACAGACCACAAATTCCCATGGTGACTAGGGCACATGCTTTCCAGTTTCCCAGAACATACAGGGGCCGCTATAGGCACCCTtccaaatcaaataaatatgtCATGTTGTTCATGCTGAATACATCTTTAATGTCATTGTCAGGTTTCCTTTCTAAGCATAGAAAGCTGTTGGAAACGCATCAGGTACACTTGCCATTTAAAATATTAGGTGTACCATAGTGAAGCATTTTATGTGAATTGAGTATTTTGGGGGTGCGTGTGTTCTACATTATCTTACAGAATTTAATTAGAGTGtctctaaaatattttctttataataagCGATAAATATCTAAAATATTAATCAGCTACAGGATGACTGATTGCCCAGACATTTAAGCGTTTAGATGCCAGTGACAATAAAAAGGTCAAGTTTATATCGACATTATTTTATAAGCaatgatattttattgaaaaaataggTGCTACCTCCTGAACACCAAAATAgttcatataaaatttaaagcTGAGTAATATAAGTGAGCAAGCAAAGTATATGAAAAGATAACAGAAACATATTTATAGTGCGTCCACATCTCGCACGACCTTTGCTGTAGTCCACAACAATTTGAGGCCAGAAGTTTTACACCTCATACCCATGCCATATCAGCATTCGCGTAGGGCATCACTGAGTGTCTCTGTGTGTGCACGTTTGtgtgcatgagagagagagagagagagagagaaaaaaatttcattaaattaattaattaaaattaaacagTCGATCCAAGAAACTTAACTAGAATGATCTCAAACTGTTTGCCAGAGTTCCCCACCACAAAGATGTGTTCAACCTTGGTCTCATGTCTCAACTTGAGAAATGCCTGCAGCCAAACAAACTCCTCAACAAACTAAATATGGGAAATAATTTATTCAAGAGGCAGACAGAAAGAACAACAAACCTGATGAGGCTTAAAAATATTCCCGCAAGGAGTGGCCAATCGAAAGGATAGTCTCAGCTTTTGGAGGTGGTTTGCTGATAATGATACAGCATTTTCCCCAGCCAGATCTAGCCTGAACAGATCCAGGGTATAGAAGATACACCAAATTAATTTCATACACATGAAGCAAAGTTAAGAATAGTAGAGAAATAAGgcaaaatatattaaagtaacAACGCCATCAAGCAAGTATGGACGAATCTCGTGATTACAAGAATCCAACAAAAAAGGTGACTAAGCAGCAGAAATCTATAATGTAGCCGAAAACAGTAAAAATACACTGGATGATGTGACATACTGCTTCTGAGTTTCTAAACTGCCATGGTCACTATCAAGTACTGCAATTTCTGCATTGTCAATTTTGATCAATCCTGTAACAAAGACTGGTACTTGAGTTTGTCCTCCAGTTGCATAAACATTTTTATCCTCAGAGTCATGAAGCACAATCTACAAAAAAGTTCAGTTCAACATGTAATGAGTTGAAACTGCATGTAGTTTAAGTCTTCATTAactcaacccaaaataaaacacaaaaaacaaaaaatcttacctcaaaaacaaatttgtaatTTCCAACATCAACACTCTTTGGCAAAACATCCAAGAAATGTACTGCAGTTTCTGGGTCAAACTTAAGTTCCTATGCCATTATTACACAAATGACAAAGAGCATTTAACCAAGTAAGGCACATCAGACAATCAATATCAGGGATGATCTAAAACAAGCAAATTGtaggaaaataataaacttttcccaacaaaaaaccaaaagagaaaTAAGTCACAGCTTACCAGGCTCTCAATCACAGAAGAATCCTTTGTACCAGAAATGAATGCTCGCACAAGCTTCACCGTCAGAGGAGGTGCACTTGATCCAAGTACAGTATTCACTTTAAccttattaaatttttacaaaatggcaTAGTTTAAGTTAATATAAGAGCCCTATAAAACACAATAACAAACTTTGATGCAATGGTGATTAGAGATTCATACAGATGCATCATTTTGTACTTCACAGACAGATACAGGTAAATATAACATGAGAAATTAGAGCTTGGCTTTCTCAGGATGTGCACTAATCAGAGTTTAGTGCCTATAGGGTGCTATCATTGTACTTGTCGTTTTCATACCAGCGTATGAAGAAAATTGGGAGCAAAATGTATCAAGAAAGAGAAGCCAAATAAAACTACTTGATAACCAAATATACAAATTGAAAACTTCTCATGTACTAAAATTCGTAAACACACCTTGAGCTGGTCTTTCTTGGTCAGCGAAAGCACTGTAGCTGGAAGGGATAAAATCAATGGGACAGACACCCTGTatcagaaaaagaaattataagatTGGAAGAGAATAACTCACCATTTTGTAACTTCATGAtcgaaacaaaaaattatagtgAACTACTATGTAAAGCTTAGCCACATTCAAAACTGTTGTATAGCTCCATTAGAAAGAAAATCAGAAGCATTTCATATCCAAATTTTTGCATTTCCCAACCAACAAAACAATGAAGGAAAATATAaactaaagaatcaaacaagaaagattaaaaaaaataataagatgcTTTTGTACACATTAGATAATAGGAGGTTGTTTGGTTTCCTGTTTTAAAACAAgtcataattttaataattagaaGTGGTGGGTCCcacctataaaaataaaataaaaaacttgattGGTTGGGTGATTGCAAAAATACaacttaaaaattttgttcTCAAAATCATTATGCAAACGTCTTAAAAGGTGTTTTCAGTTGTTTTCAACACGGACTCTggcaattttataaa
This genomic interval carries:
- the LOC142619284 gene encoding dolichyl-diphosphooligosaccharide--protein glycosyltransferase subunit 2, giving the protein MARNLGGFLVLFLAISICEAASIFQPISDSHRSAALELFSPTDGSFGSLEETYEALRTFEILGIKKRPDISAASCQSVSETLGSSTSSLKDVFHALKVNSILKCKVNDETFQGVAKRLKAVLNDASSLLDFYYSIGSLVLIKDQNSGVDVLLHDADGVFRSIKALSQSDGRWRYSSNNPESSTYAAGLALEALAGTVSLASSEIDQSLIVTLKNDIVKLFDSIEKYDDGSFYFDEKLVDAREHQGPLSTTSSVVRGFTAFASVTSGSINVPGDKILGLAKFFLGIGIPGNSKDFFNQIDLLACLESNRVSVPLILSLPATVLSLTKKDQLKVKVNTVLGSSAPPLTVKLVRAFISGTKDSSVIESLELKFDPETAVHFLDVLPKSVDVGNYKFVFEIVLHDSEDKNVYATGGQTQVPVFVTGLIKIDNAEIAVLDSDHGSLETQKQLDLAGENAVSLSANHLQKLRLSFRLATPCGNIFKPHQAFLKLRHETKVEHIFVVGNSGKQFEIILDFLGLVEKFFYLSGRYDIELTVGDAVMENSFLRAVGHVELDLPEAPEKAPRPPPLAVDPSSRYGPKAEITHIFRSPEKRPPQELSLAFLGLTLLPLVGFLIGLLRIGVNLKNFPTSAVPATFALLFHLGIAAVLLLYVLFWLKLDLFITLKTLCFLGTFLMFVGHRILSHLASTSAKLKSA